TGCAAGTGCATTGGTGGAGCACACAAAGGAGAAAATGCAGATTTGCTCTTTACCGGTTTGACTGTTTTACGTAGTTTGGCTCCcgccagagctgcagtcagatcGCTTGCTCCTCCGcctcccctgcctcctccagcagggggtggggggggtgcaGATGGGGCCATGCCCCCGGGAGGAGGcggtggaggtgcaggtgggCACGGCCCTGAGGAAGGTGGTGGGCCTGGAGGTGGCGGGGGTGCCGGTGGGgcagctggtggtgctggaggagcaggaggaggagcaggaggagcaggaggagcaggaggtgcagatgcagcagcagcttgcctctctctctccaggcgctccttctcctgctgctcctgcctcTGACGCTCCTGtctggacagaaacagacagatcaTTCAGAGTTTCGATATGCCGCTGTCGGAGGGAGAACCctgcagcttttaaaagctgtttcCTATTAATGTCCGactcacaaacacatctgaTTTCAATCTGTGTTAAATCTGGATTAATTGATAATCCATTTTAGTCAGTTATGGTGCATAAAATCCAAACAGGTTCTAGCTTCTTCACTGTCAGGAGCATCTTGTAataattgtttgcatttttgttgaTTGGAAAGAAATAAGCAATCTGAGAACGTCTGCTTGGGCTTTCtgaacattttagaaaaaaataattgaaaaaacaaataagacaacagtcagtgacagaaataaacattagTTGCAGCCTAAGTGTCATTTATAGTGAACAGTACCTTCTCTGGTGTTCCAGCTCCTGTGCAGAGGGTTCATTCTGAGCTGGACCTGAGCAAAAACATTATTAAACCCACATTGTTTATGTTTGTAGTATACATGGTGCAAGGTGTTATCAAGTGGATGAAATTTCTTCACAGGCAGTTTTGATGCAAATCATTTTCTGAAGgcatatttgtttttacttcacAGTTATGATTGGGATGACTTACATTTGTCACTAATTGGAATTAATTGTTGATCGAATTCTCTAAATGCAAATTAATCAACATAGCAACAGCTGCAAAACCCACTTATTATTTCAATCAGTAGTTAAAGTAAGCTCACTCTTAAAAGACATAATATGGCTTTGATTTGGATTTATGCTTTAGACATGGCGTTGTCCTTATATAAAGTTCACAGTATGAGTAACACTGGCTGACCTGAATCTAATGTTCCCTCTTGCATtgctgtgtttacctgtggCCACTGGTGCATTGAGAGCCTCTAATGCGTGCGTCATGGTGTTGGCAAAAAGAGCAGCATCCTCTTTACTACCAAAGTTCAGCCCCCACACCTGTTTGGGATCCCGCCACTGGTGGAAGTTTGGTGTGGCTTGATTATACTTCATCCCTTTGATAATGGGACAGTTGATCACCACCTGGcatgaatatataaaaaaaaacctttgagtTTCTCAGTGATGAGGGCTGCTGGAAAGGCACAGAAAATTTAGCTACAGgcaaattaaatattcatgcagtTGGGTGTGTGTGACCTGAGAGACTGTACTATATGTGTGTACAGCCAGGTCACATGAAGGtgatgtgtgtctgcctgtgtctgtgcaCGCTTGTCTCGTACCTGCTGGTCGGCCTGCATTTTGCGGCCCACCACTCTGAAGGTGTTGGTAGCGGGGTTGTGATAGATCTGGACCCTGCTGAAAGACGGACTGTCAGATCCCGCTGGCACCCATCGCTTGTTGGTGTCATCGTACATCATGACTGTCGCCCTCACCTGGCAGATACTGGACTCGCTGTTGCAGGGAGAGATGATGAGACGCAGAGTACAACACAAGACTGTAGGGTGGAGGGGAAACTGAGAGCCACAGAACATGTGTGTAGTTTAAGATGTAGTTTTGTAGTAGTTTCCAGACTTTGTCTCCCattctaatatttttttaaatgatgtggTCAAAGTATGGTTAAGATTCGACAAAGCAactaaacaaagcaaaacaaacaatctggATGTAGAAACCAGGACGCTGGTCTGCATAGACAGAGGCCAGCTTTTAATTGTCTTTGTGGGCGTAGACGCTaaaactgctgtaaatgttaaccagttcatctttttatttcctgACACACTGGAACCTTCTAACCTCTGTGCCCTTTCAGTGTCGACCACACGGTGTGTGGCACCAAGTATCACAAAGTGTCAGCTACTAAAATCTGGCACTGAATGTGTTATCagattttgttgtc
Above is a genomic segment from Chelmon rostratus isolate fCheRos1 chromosome 14, fCheRos1.pri, whole genome shotgun sequence containing:
- the LOC121617709 gene encoding vasodilator-stimulated phosphoprotein-like isoform X2; this translates as MGESSICQVRATVMMYDDTNKRWVPAGSDSPSFSRVQIYHNPATNTFRVVGRKMQADQQVVINCPIIKGMKYNQATPNFHQWRDPKQVWGLNFGSKEDAALFANTMTHALEALNAPVATGPAQNEPSAQELEHQRRQERQRQEQQEKERLERERQAAAASAPPAPPAPPAPPPAPPAPPAAPPAPPPPPGPPPSSGPCPPAPPPPPPGGMAPSAPPPPPAGGGRGGGGASDLTAALAGAKLRKTVKPDEGEAPAPKPAPSSGGGGGGGLMGEMSAILARRRKAADNPAAQKVEPRNEDSDSSVSKSSGPKEINKKPKEISGTMPRTQVVKKNSDGAGSETYMERLKQEILEEVKKELQKVKDEIIKALIQELQSAQPKDEDS
- the LOC121617709 gene encoding vasodilator-stimulated phosphoprotein-like isoform X1 encodes the protein MGESSICQVRATVMMYDDTNKRWVPAGSDSPSFSRVQIYHNPATNTFRVVGRKMQADQQVVINCPIIKGMKYNQATPNFHQWRDPKQVWGLNFGSKEDAALFANTMTHALEALNAPVATGPAQNEPSAQELEHQRRQERQRQEQQEKERLERERQAAAASAPPAPPAPPAPPPAPPAPPAAPPAPPPPPGPPPSSGPCPPAPPPPPPGGMAPSAPPPPPAGGGRGGGGASDLTAALAGAKLRKTVKPDEGEAPAPKPAPSSGGGGGGGLMGEMSAILARRRKAADNPAAQKVEPRNEDSDSSVSKSSGPKEINKKPKEISGTMPRPKPLTNNQRDSSPSPGSSISTSTNSATTSMSRTQVVKKNSDGAGSETYMERLKQEILEEVKKELQKVKDEIIKALIQELQSAQPKDEDS